A portion of the Kineosporia corallincola genome contains these proteins:
- a CDS encoding molybdenum cofactor biosynthesis protein MoaE, translating to MPTEITRDHSRITPPARQVLLAEVTDQPLDLAAHAELVEGASSGAVVTFAGVVRNHDGGREVTGLEYVGHPTAQAVLERVVAEVTAAGDAEAVAVSHRIGTLAIGDTALAVAVAGAHRQEAFEIASRLVDEVKAQLPIWKRQVLADGTDEWVACP from the coding sequence GTGCCGACCGAGATAACCCGTGACCACAGCCGGATCACCCCACCCGCCCGGCAGGTGCTGCTGGCCGAGGTGACGGATCAGCCGCTCGACCTGGCAGCCCACGCCGAGCTGGTCGAGGGCGCGTCGTCCGGGGCCGTGGTCACGTTCGCCGGGGTGGTGCGCAACCACGACGGTGGGCGCGAGGTGACCGGACTGGAGTACGTCGGACATCCCACCGCGCAGGCGGTGCTGGAGCGGGTGGTGGCCGAGGTGACGGCCGCCGGTGACGCCGAGGCGGTCGCCGTCTCGCACCGCATCGGCACGCTCGCGATCGGCGACACGGCCCTGGCGGTGGCGGTGGCGGGGGCTCACCGGCAGGAGGCCTTCGAGATCGCCTCGCGCCTGGTGGACGAGGTCAAGGCGCAGCTGCCGATCTGGAAACGGCAGGTGCTGGCCGACGGCACCGACGAGTGGGTCGCCTGCCCCTGA
- a CDS encoding glycosyltransferase family 39 protein has protein sequence MTQTTGREPDGRVPSASETRLDTTPPGSRGVQVLRRPGGPQRLARLENRTHDLLARPWFAEALVALVCAVVFCWRVGRASAWWDEAVTRDVIARPTTEILDLTGHVDLVHAAYYLLAHALFGSTGSFALIRMLSVVAAVITGVLLVRLGRELGSGRVGLAAGLLWVIAPLASRYAQEARPYALVAMMATAATLALVRVCRKPWLRARWAVYIACLAGLGLFNVIGLTIISAHLCYVLATSAPRVRRRWYLSAGLAVLALCPLLWFSSQQSAQVSWLPVPALARLIGFFEAQYVVGWIVLGLVVLAFAGLGRGTHNPALALGLTWSVVPPVVLWTISQVHPLYDWRYVFFTVPGTALALASLATLLRARYLAVVLLVLALGGAHMQSVYRYKASGHAENLRGVAMTIEDGAQPGDAVVFLPSSRRVVKLAYPQAFDGVDDIALAQTGEQSDSLFGVEESTEDITKALRKVTRVWVVTSNARLGESAEEPETEKERLLYDHFRVTGVENLGTYQVLLYQRSSKEAGIVTTGSASS, from the coding sequence GTGACGCAGACGACGGGCCGGGAACCCGACGGGCGCGTCCCGTCCGCTTCCGAGACCCGGCTCGACACCACCCCGCCCGGCTCCCGCGGCGTCCAGGTCCTGCGTCGTCCCGGCGGACCACAGCGACTCGCCCGGCTCGAGAACCGCACCCACGACCTGCTCGCCCGGCCCTGGTTCGCCGAGGCCCTGGTCGCGCTGGTCTGCGCCGTCGTGTTCTGCTGGCGGGTCGGCCGGGCCAGTGCCTGGTGGGACGAGGCCGTCACCCGTGACGTGATCGCCCGGCCCACCACCGAGATCCTCGATCTGACCGGGCACGTCGACCTGGTGCACGCCGCCTATTACCTGCTGGCGCACGCCCTGTTCGGCAGCACCGGCTCGTTCGCCCTGATCCGCATGCTGTCGGTCGTGGCCGCCGTGATCACCGGCGTCCTGCTGGTGCGTCTGGGGCGCGAGCTGGGGTCCGGCCGGGTCGGCCTGGCCGCCGGCCTGCTCTGGGTGATCGCGCCCCTGGCCTCCCGCTACGCCCAGGAGGCCCGGCCCTACGCGCTGGTCGCGATGATGGCCACGGCCGCCACCCTGGCCCTGGTCCGGGTCTGCCGGAAGCCCTGGCTGCGCGCCCGCTGGGCGGTCTACATCGCCTGCCTGGCCGGGCTCGGCCTGTTCAACGTCATCGGCCTCACCATCATCAGCGCACACCTGTGCTACGTGCTGGCCACCTCGGCGCCGCGGGTCCGCCGCCGCTGGTACCTGTCCGCGGGTCTGGCGGTGCTGGCCCTCTGCCCGCTGCTGTGGTTCTCCTCTCAGCAGAGCGCCCAGGTGTCCTGGCTGCCGGTGCCCGCCCTGGCCCGGCTGATCGGCTTCTTCGAGGCCCAGTACGTGGTCGGCTGGATCGTGCTCGGGCTCGTCGTGCTGGCCTTCGCCGGTCTCGGCCGGGGCACCCACAACCCGGCGCTGGCGCTCGGCCTGACCTGGTCCGTCGTCCCGCCGGTGGTGCTCTGGACGATCTCCCAGGTGCACCCCCTGTACGACTGGCGCTACGTGTTCTTCACCGTGCCCGGCACGGCGCTGGCCCTGGCCTCGCTGGCCACCCTGCTGCGGGCCCGATACCTGGCGGTGGTGCTGCTGGTGCTGGCCCTCGGCGGCGCGCACATGCAGAGCGTCTACCGCTACAAGGCCAGCGGGCATGCCGAGAACCTGCGCGGTGTCGCCATGACGATCGAGGACGGCGCGCAGCCCGGCGACGCGGTGGTCTTCCTGCCGTCGTCGCGGCGGGTGGTCAAGCTGGCCTATCCGCAGGCGTTCGACGGGGTCGACGACATCGCCCTGGCGCAGACCGGGGAGCAGTCCGACTCGCTGTTCGGGGTCGAGGAGTCCACCGAAGACATCACCAAGGCGCTGCGAAAGGTCACCCGGGTCTGGGTGGTCACCAGCAACGCCCGGCTCGGCGAGTCCGCCGAGGAGCCGGAGACCGAGAAGGAACGCCTGCTGTACGACCACTTCCGGGTCACCGGGGTGGAGAACCTGGGCACCTACCAGGTGCTGCTGTACCAGCGCAGCAGCAAGGAGGCCGGCATCGTGACCACCGGCTCGGCCTCCTCGTAA
- a CDS encoding MoaD/ThiS family protein produces the protein MTDTTHTMSSMITIRYFAGARAASGIESEQVPVTGPTPLGHLAGELAERHGPALRRVLEASSFLIDEVAGDRSRIVPIGAVVDVLPPFAGG, from the coding sequence ATGACCGACACCACGCACACCATGAGCAGCATGATCACCATCCGTTACTTCGCCGGAGCCCGCGCGGCCTCCGGCATCGAGTCCGAGCAGGTGCCGGTGACCGGCCCGACACCCCTCGGCCACCTGGCCGGGGAGCTCGCCGAACGCCATGGACCAGCACTGCGACGGGTTCTCGAGGCCTCGTCCTTCCTCATCGACGAGGTGGCCGGCGACCGCTCCCGGATCGTCCCGATCGGCGCCGTCGTGGACGTTCTCCCACCATTTGCGGGGGGTTGA
- the moaA gene encoding GTP 3',8-cyclase MoaA yields MGTVMLGLPRTRSQKPVVDRPGDARLIDTYGRVATDLRVSLTDRCSLRCGYCMPPEGLDWLPHEQVLSDDELIRLITVAVRDLGVDEVRFTGGEPLLRRGLERIVEATHQLRTTAGRAPVTALTTNGVGLDKRARGLAAAGLTRINVSLDTLDPERFHQITRRDRHRDVLAGLAAAAAAGLGPVKVNTVLLPGVNDDEAVPLVRWALAEGYELRFIEQMPLDAQGAWDRAGMVTADDIQRALAEEFELTPTDPRARGASPAQTWQVGELGRVGIIASVTRPFCGDCDRTRLTADGQIRNCLFARDETDLRAALRGGADDTRLAEIWRGAMWSKAAGHGINDASFVQPDRPMSAIGG; encoded by the coding sequence GTGGGAACGGTGATGCTCGGACTACCGAGAACGCGCAGCCAGAAACCGGTCGTGGACCGCCCTGGCGATGCACGTCTCATCGACACCTATGGCCGGGTCGCGACCGACCTGCGGGTGAGCCTGACCGACCGGTGCTCGCTGCGCTGCGGGTACTGCATGCCGCCCGAGGGCCTCGACTGGTTGCCGCACGAGCAGGTGCTCAGCGACGACGAACTGATCCGGCTGATCACCGTCGCGGTGCGCGACCTGGGCGTGGACGAGGTCCGCTTCACCGGCGGCGAACCGTTGCTGCGCCGCGGTCTGGAGCGCATCGTCGAGGCCACCCACCAATTGAGGACGACGGCGGGCCGCGCTCCCGTCACCGCGCTCACCACCAACGGCGTGGGCCTGGACAAGCGCGCCCGCGGCCTGGCCGCGGCCGGCCTCACCCGGATCAACGTCTCGCTCGACACCCTCGACCCGGAGCGCTTCCACCAGATCACCCGCCGGGACCGGCACCGCGACGTGCTGGCCGGGCTCGCCGCCGCGGCCGCCGCCGGGCTGGGACCGGTGAAGGTGAACACGGTGCTGCTGCCCGGGGTGAACGACGACGAGGCGGTGCCGCTGGTGCGCTGGGCCCTGGCCGAGGGCTACGAGCTGCGGTTCATCGAGCAGATGCCGCTCGACGCGCAGGGAGCCTGGGACCGGGCCGGCATGGTCACCGCCGACGACATCCAGCGCGCCCTGGCCGAGGAGTTCGAGCTGACCCCGACCGACCCCCGGGCCCGAGGCGCCTCGCCCGCGCAGACCTGGCAGGTGGGCGAGCTGGGCCGGGTCGGCATCATCGCCTCGGTCACCCGGCCGTTCTGCGGTGACTGCGACCGCACCCGGCTGACGGCCGACGGGCAGATCCGCAACTGCCTGTTCGCCCGGGACGAGACCGATCTGCGGGCGGCCCTGCGCGGTGGGGCGGACGACACCCGGCTGGCCGAGATCTGGCGGGGCGCGATGTGGAGCAAGGCCGCCGGGCACGGCATCAACGACGCCTCGTTCGTGCAGCCGGACCGCCCGATGAGCGCGATCGGAGGCTGA
- a CDS encoding S1C family serine protease encodes MTQTTNNHDENGFAWARRPGDDSSATDQTPAAQASAPAGPNSETQAPTAAMPAGQSYGATQAQPTTDAQSHPAQAASGQAPSSQAPASQGFAGQSAAGQGFAAQDQAGQPSSSAAHTGTQPAQAPYGQGQAQQHGQHGQAAAQQQHGQQPGQQYGAPQQPYGTQNPQAYGQAPYGQTQPQAPYGQNPYARPQGSPQGAPQYGQTGYTPAVSGSTGYTPAASGSTGGPQTLTAYPSTGTTTAPGTDSGHPSGPLPQAGFGSDGQPPVPPTGKKRKPLGQPGWRGMIATGLGAALIASLLTAGAVVLATQDDDSTSALATTSQSSDSTVEAPVTGSTSQNPDWKSVAAAVEPSVVSVQVTADQSEGEGSGVILDTDGRIVTNNHVVSGATTIEVVLNDGRKYSAKVVGTDSATDLAVIQLENPPDDLTPATLGSTDDVEVGDSVMAVGNPLGLAGTVTTGIVSAVDRPVTTSSSETSSSASSSDTVVTNAIQTDAAVNPGNSGGALVNAQGELIGINSSIATLSASSSFGQESSSQSGSIGLGFAIPVDQVKDITNQLIKNGSAEHPWLGISLSDTTVSVDSAQRDGAAVEEVVADSPAEDAGLKKGDTVIAVDGEYVNGAESLMAQVRERSAGTEVTLTIVRDGKSQDVKVTLTTRPASAN; translated from the coding sequence ATGACGCAGACCACGAACAACCACGACGAGAACGGTTTCGCCTGGGCCCGCCGCCCCGGTGACGACTCGTCCGCGACCGACCAGACGCCGGCTGCGCAGGCTTCCGCTCCGGCCGGCCCGAACAGCGAGACCCAGGCTCCGACCGCGGCGATGCCGGCCGGTCAGTCCTACGGCGCGACGCAGGCGCAGCCGACCACCGACGCCCAGAGCCACCCGGCCCAGGCCGCGAGTGGCCAGGCTCCGAGTAGCCAGGCTCCGGCGAGCCAGGGCTTCGCCGGCCAGAGCGCCGCGGGCCAGGGATTCGCCGCACAGGACCAGGCCGGCCAGCCCAGCAGCTCTGCGGCCCACACCGGGACGCAGCCCGCGCAGGCTCCGTACGGCCAGGGCCAGGCCCAGCAGCATGGTCAGCACGGCCAGGCCGCCGCTCAGCAGCAGCACGGCCAGCAGCCGGGCCAGCAGTACGGCGCCCCGCAGCAGCCGTACGGCACGCAGAACCCCCAGGCCTACGGCCAGGCGCCCTACGGGCAGACCCAGCCGCAGGCGCCCTACGGCCAGAACCCGTACGCCCGCCCGCAGGGTTCTCCCCAGGGTGCGCCGCAGTACGGGCAGACCGGCTACACCCCCGCCGTCTCCGGCTCGACCGGGTACACCCCGGCCGCCTCCGGCTCGACCGGCGGCCCGCAGACGCTCACGGCCTACCCGAGCACCGGCACCACCACCGCTCCCGGCACCGACTCCGGCCACCCGAGCGGCCCGCTGCCGCAGGCCGGTTTCGGCAGCGACGGCCAGCCGCCGGTGCCGCCGACCGGCAAGAAGCGCAAGCCGCTGGGACAGCCGGGCTGGCGCGGCATGATCGCCACCGGCCTCGGCGCGGCGCTGATCGCCAGCCTGCTCACGGCCGGTGCCGTGGTGCTCGCCACGCAGGACGACGACTCCACCAGCGCTCTGGCCACCACCTCGCAGAGCAGCGACTCCACCGTGGAGGCACCGGTCACCGGCAGCACCTCACAGAACCCGGACTGGAAGTCGGTCGCCGCCGCGGTCGAGCCCAGCGTGGTGTCGGTGCAGGTCACCGCCGACCAGTCCGAGGGTGAGGGCTCCGGCGTCATTCTCGACACCGACGGCCGCATCGTCACCAACAACCACGTCGTCTCCGGCGCCACCACGATCGAGGTCGTGCTGAACGACGGCCGCAAGTACAGCGCCAAGGTGGTCGGCACCGACTCCGCCACCGACCTGGCCGTGATCCAGCTGGAGAACCCGCCGGACGACCTGACCCCGGCCACCCTGGGCAGCACCGACGACGTCGAGGTCGGCGACTCGGTGATGGCCGTCGGCAACCCGCTGGGCCTGGCCGGCACCGTCACCACCGGCATCGTCAGCGCCGTCGACCGCCCGGTCACCACCAGCTCGTCGGAGACCTCGTCGTCGGCCAGCTCCAGCGACACGGTGGTCACCAACGCGATCCAGACCGACGCCGCCGTGAACCCCGGTAACAGCGGTGGCGCCCTGGTGAACGCGCAGGGCGAGCTGATCGGCATCAACTCCTCCATCGCCACGCTCAGCGCGAGCAGCAGCTTCGGCCAGGAGAGCAGCAGCCAGTCCGGCAGCATCGGCCTGGGCTTCGCGATCCCGGTGGACCAGGTGAAGGACATCACCAACCAGCTGATCAAGAACGGCAGCGCCGAGCACCCGTGGCTCGGTATCTCGCTGAGCGACACCACCGTCAGCGTGGACAGCGCCCAGCGCGACGGCGCCGCGGTGGAGGAGGTCGTGGCCGACTCCCCGGCCGAGGACGCCGGCCTGAAGAAGGGCGACACCGTCATCGCCGTCGACGGCGAGTACGTGAACGGCGCCGAATCCCTGATGGCGCAGGTTCGTGAGCGTTCCGCGGGAACTGAAGTGACCCTCACGATCGTCAGGGATGGTAAGAGCCAGGACGTGAAGGTCACCCTGACCACCCGCCCGGCCAGCGCCAACTGA
- a CDS encoding sensor histidine kinase, producing the protein MTSIQSSAFPAPTVERRRQPRVLVRARARWNQAPLRARLVGIMVVLLVSGLALTGFASQYVLKSYLVDKVDSQLNQSLAKLSQAASQGQLSSSLSREDWGLSSAALSLSYDNGSGTPEMRSPANRAEPALTNLTAEQANDLEQEIFSVGSVTGDTQWRVIAASWGNELTGQTGSVQIALPLDDIDDAVNRLRILILMFGIMVTTIFAGLGWLVIRRSFRPLTEVEETAAAIAAGDLSRRVPAHPPTTEVGRLTHSLNGMLAQIESAFRSREASEQRTRRFAADASHELRTPLASIRGFAELYRQGAVSEPEDIARTMSRIEDESRRMGTLVEDLLLLARLDEQRPARSEPVDLAVLAGDASHDARGLAPDRQVRLVGLTEGHGPEPAVVIGDDNRLRQVVANLVANAVRHTPAGTPIEVAVGRQQNVAVLEVRDHGEGLTHEHASKVFERFYRVDASRARHQGGGSGLGLSIVAAVISSHGGRVGVTATPGGGATFRVELPLSDTGLSEGPDDPDTPDDLDNDNPSPSASPSS; encoded by the coding sequence ATGACCTCCATCCAGAGCAGTGCCTTCCCGGCGCCCACGGTCGAGCGCCGCCGGCAGCCCCGCGTGCTCGTCCGCGCCCGCGCCCGCTGGAACCAGGCCCCGTTGCGGGCCCGTCTGGTCGGCATCATGGTCGTGCTGCTGGTCTCCGGGCTGGCCCTGACCGGTTTCGCCAGCCAGTACGTGCTGAAGAGCTACCTGGTCGACAAGGTCGACTCGCAGCTCAACCAGAGCCTGGCCAAGCTCAGCCAGGCCGCCAGCCAGGGCCAGCTGAGCAGCAGCCTGAGTCGTGAGGACTGGGGCCTGTCGTCCGCCGCGCTCTCCCTGTCGTACGACAACGGCAGTGGCACCCCGGAGATGCGCTCGCCCGCGAACCGCGCGGAGCCCGCCCTCACCAACCTCACCGCCGAGCAGGCGAACGACCTTGAGCAGGAGATCTTCTCGGTCGGCTCGGTCACCGGCGACACCCAGTGGCGCGTGATCGCGGCCAGCTGGGGCAACGAGCTCACCGGCCAGACCGGCAGCGTGCAGATCGCGCTCCCGCTCGACGACATCGACGACGCGGTGAACCGTCTGCGCATCCTGATCCTGATGTTCGGCATCATGGTCACCACGATCTTCGCCGGCCTGGGCTGGCTGGTGATCCGCCGCTCGTTCCGCCCGCTCACCGAGGTGGAGGAGACGGCCGCCGCGATCGCCGCGGGCGACCTGTCCCGTCGCGTCCCCGCGCACCCGCCGACCACCGAGGTCGGCCGGCTCACCCACTCGCTGAACGGCATGCTGGCCCAGATCGAGAGCGCGTTCCGCTCCCGCGAGGCGTCCGAGCAGCGCACCCGTCGCTTCGCCGCCGACGCGTCACACGAACTGAGGACGCCGCTGGCCTCGATCCGTGGCTTCGCCGAGCTCTACCGGCAGGGGGCCGTCTCCGAACCGGAAGACATCGCCCGCACGATGAGCCGGATCGAGGACGAGTCCCGGCGCATGGGAACGCTGGTGGAAGACCTGCTGCTGCTGGCCCGGCTCGACGAGCAGCGGCCCGCACGCAGCGAACCGGTCGACCTGGCCGTGCTGGCGGGCGACGCCAGCCACGACGCCCGGGGTCTGGCCCCCGACCGTCAGGTGCGTCTGGTCGGCCTGACCGAGGGCCACGGCCCCGAGCCGGCCGTGGTGATCGGTGACGACAACCGGCTGCGGCAGGTGGTGGCCAATCTGGTCGCCAACGCCGTGCGGCACACCCCGGCGGGCACCCCGATCGAGGTGGCCGTGGGCCGGCAGCAGAACGTCGCCGTGCTGGAGGTGCGCGACCACGGTGAGGGCCTGACCCACGAGCACGCGAGCAAGGTGTTCGAGCGGTTCTACCGGGTGGACGCCTCCCGGGCCCGGCACCAGGGCGGGGGCTCCGGCCTCGGCCTGTCGATCGTCGCGGCCGTGATCAGCTCGCACGGTGGCCGGGTCGGCGTGACCGCGACGCCGGGCGGCGGTGCCACCTTCCGGGTGGAACTTCCGCTCTCCGACACCGGTCTGTCCGAAGGGCCCGACGACCCCGACACGCCTGACGACCTGGACAACGACAACCCGTCACCCAGTGCCAGCCCGTCTTCCTGA
- a CDS encoding response regulator transcription factor — translation MAEKTFEAKLLVVDDEPNIRELLTTSLRFAGFDVVGAGDGAQALALAEQHRPDLVVLDVMMPDMDGFTVTRKLRERGRDIPVVFLTARDETGDKVTGLTVGGDDYVTKPFSLEEVVARIRAVLRRTGVATDAASGRLVFHDLELDEDSHEVRRGGRLIELSPTEFKLLRYLMLNPNRVLSKAQILDHVWAYDFNGEAGIVESYISYLRRKIDDVEPPLIHTKRGVGYVLRLPPQG, via the coding sequence GTGGCTGAGAAGACCTTTGAGGCGAAGTTGCTGGTCGTCGACGACGAACCGAACATTCGCGAACTCCTGACGACCAGTCTGAGGTTCGCCGGTTTCGACGTCGTGGGTGCCGGTGACGGCGCCCAGGCGCTCGCACTCGCCGAGCAGCACCGACCCGACCTGGTGGTGCTCGACGTGATGATGCCGGACATGGACGGGTTCACCGTCACCCGCAAACTGCGCGAGCGGGGCCGCGACATCCCGGTCGTCTTCCTCACCGCCCGTGACGAAACGGGCGACAAGGTCACCGGCCTCACGGTGGGCGGCGACGACTACGTCACCAAGCCGTTCAGCCTCGAGGAGGTGGTGGCCCGGATCCGCGCCGTGCTGCGCCGCACCGGGGTGGCCACCGACGCCGCCAGCGGCCGGCTGGTCTTCCACGATCTCGAACTCGACGAGGACTCGCACGAGGTCCGCCGCGGTGGCCGACTCATCGAGCTGTCCCCCACCGAGTTCAAACTGCTGCGCTACCTGATGCTGAACCCGAACCGGGTGCTGTCGAAGGCGCAGATCCTCGACCACGTCTGGGCCTACGACTTCAACGGTGAGGCCGGGATCGTCGAGTCCTACATCTCCTACCTGCGCCGCAAGATCGACGACGTCGAGCCACCGCTGATCCACACCAAGCGCGGTGTCGGCTACGTCCTGCGCCTGCCACCCCAGGGCTGA
- a CDS encoding MarR family winged helix-turn-helix transcriptional regulator, translating to MNTTEDDETLAEAFWAVSRRLRHRSHESVSPLGVTPAQARAVGVLTRHGPMRISELSNHLRIAPRSGTEVVDALEERGLVARSPDPADRRAVLVTLSSQGEEVAAAVRRARAAEADQFFDRLDESDRKELARIIGILRRP from the coding sequence GTGAACACGACAGAGGACGACGAGACGCTGGCCGAGGCGTTCTGGGCGGTCTCACGCCGCCTGCGTCACCGCAGCCACGAGAGCGTCAGTCCTCTGGGGGTCACTCCGGCCCAGGCCCGGGCCGTCGGGGTGCTCACCCGGCACGGCCCGATGCGGATCAGCGAACTGTCGAACCACCTGCGCATCGCCCCCCGCTCCGGCACCGAGGTGGTGGACGCGCTGGAGGAGCGCGGACTGGTCGCACGATCTCCCGACCCGGCCGACCGCAGAGCCGTTCTGGTGACACTGAGCAGTCAGGGCGAGGAGGTCGCGGCTGCCGTGCGCCGGGCCCGGGCGGCCGAGGCGGACCAGTTCTTCGACCGGCTGGACGAGAGCGACCGCAAGGAACTGGCCCGGATCATCGGGATTCTGCGCCGCCCCTGA
- a CDS encoding ABC transporter ATP-binding protein has protein sequence MPRPPEVGPAQRAAEKAQAKDVSLRRVGALFTAHRRPLAVVVAIIVASSIVAMASPFLLREVIDVAIPDQDVPLLVWLVAGMVGVAVLTSVLGVVQTWISTRVGQEVMHRLRTDVFTHLQRQSVAFFTRTRTGEVQSRITNDIGGMQSVVTSTATSIASNLTTAVATAVAMIALSWKLSLISLVVMPPAIYLSRRVAALRRVITMQRQRALADLNVTIEEGLSVSGVQLSKTLGTGSALIDRFTATSERLIDLQLRSDLAGRWRMASMSVIFAAIPAAIYLSAGLPATAGGMTIGTLVAFTSLQQSLFRPLTSLLNVGVSITSSLALFARIFEYLDLPVEVDEPAEPVAVDPSSIRGDVRIEDVTFTYPGNDTAALAGIDLTVPAGTTLALVGETGSGKSTLGSLVARLADPDAGRVTIDGIDLRRFALADLARVVGVVSQETYLLHTTVRENLRYTRPDATDRQIEDAARAAQVHDLIASLPDGYDTMVGSRGHRFSGGEKQRLAIARTLLRDPRVLVLDEATSALDTATERAVQQAFDELARGRTTITIAHRLSTVRDADQIAVLDHGRIVETGTHESLLENDGRYAALSV, from the coding sequence TTGCCAAGGCCCCCAGAAGTCGGTCCCGCCCAGCGGGCAGCCGAGAAGGCGCAGGCCAAGGACGTTTCCCTGCGTCGCGTCGGCGCCCTGTTCACCGCCCACCGCAGGCCGCTCGCCGTGGTGGTCGCGATCATCGTGGCGTCGTCGATCGTCGCCATGGCGTCCCCGTTCCTGCTGCGCGAGGTCATCGACGTCGCGATCCCGGACCAGGACGTGCCCCTGCTGGTCTGGCTGGTCGCCGGCATGGTCGGCGTGGCCGTGCTGACCAGCGTGCTCGGCGTGGTGCAGACCTGGATCAGCACCCGCGTCGGTCAGGAGGTGATGCACCGGCTGCGCACCGACGTGTTCACGCACCTCCAGCGCCAGTCCGTCGCCTTCTTCACCCGCACCCGCACCGGCGAGGTGCAGTCCCGCATCACCAACGACATCGGCGGCATGCAGAGCGTGGTCACCTCGACCGCCACCTCGATCGCCTCCAACCTCACCACCGCGGTCGCCACGGCCGTCGCGATGATCGCGCTCTCCTGGAAGCTCTCGCTGATCTCGCTCGTCGTGATGCCGCCCGCGATCTACCTCAGCCGCCGGGTGGCCGCCCTGCGCCGGGTCATCACCATGCAGCGTCAGCGCGCCCTGGCCGACCTGAACGTGACCATCGAGGAAGGACTTTCGGTCAGCGGGGTGCAGCTGAGCAAGACCCTGGGCACCGGTTCCGCGCTGATCGACCGGTTCACCGCCACCTCGGAACGGCTCATCGACCTGCAACTGCGTTCCGACCTGGCCGGTCGCTGGCGGATGGCCTCGATGAGCGTGATCTTCGCGGCGATCCCGGCCGCCATCTACCTGAGCGCCGGGCTGCCGGCGACCGCCGGCGGCATGACCATCGGCACCCTGGTCGCCTTCACCTCGTTGCAGCAGAGCCTGTTCCGGCCGCTGACCAGCCTGCTCAACGTCGGGGTCTCGATCACCTCCTCGCTCGCGCTGTTCGCCCGCATCTTCGAGTACCTCGACCTTCCGGTGGAGGTGGACGAGCCCGCCGAGCCGGTGGCCGTGGACCCGTCCTCGATCCGGGGGGACGTGCGGATCGAAGACGTCACGTTCACCTATCCGGGCAACGACACGGCCGCCCTGGCCGGGATCGACCTCACCGTCCCGGCCGGGACCACGCTGGCCCTGGTCGGTGAAACGGGTTCTGGCAAGAGCACTCTGGGCTCTCTGGTGGCCCGGCTGGCCGATCCGGACGCGGGCCGGGTGACGATCGACGGCATCGACCTGCGCCGGTTCGCCCTGGCCGACCTGGCCCGGGTCGTCGGTGTGGTCAGTCAGGAGACCTACCTGCTGCACACCACCGTGCGGGAGAACCTGCGCTACACCCGGCCCGACGCCACCGACCGGCAGATCGAGGACGCCGCCCGCGCCGCCCAGGTGCACGACCTGATCGCCTCGCTGCCCGACGGTTACGACACGATGGTGGGCTCGCGGGGGCACCGGTTCTCCGGCGGGGAGAAGCAGCGCCTGGCGATCGCCCGCACCCTGCTGCGCGATCCACGGGTGCTGGTGCTCGACGAGGCGACCAGTGCCCTGGACACCGCCACCGAGCGGGCCGTGCAGCAGGCATTTGACGAGCTGGCCCGGGGCCGCACCACGATCACCATCGCCCACCGCCTGTCCACGGTGCGCGACGCCGACCAGATCGCGGTGCTCGACCACGGGCGGATCGTCGAGACCGGGACGCACGAAAGCCTTCTGGAGAACGACGGGCGTTACGCCGCCCTCAGCGTGTGA
- a CDS encoding MFS transporter, whose product MAIVLTTDAEVDMWIPNFAVFGAIGLLCLVFTLIWVPETKGKSLERIEQELRARVAT is encoded by the coding sequence ATGGCGATCGTGCTGACCACCGACGCCGAGGTGGACATGTGGATCCCGAACTTCGCCGTGTTCGGCGCGATCGGCCTGCTCTGCCTGGTGTTCACCCTGATCTGGGTGCCGGAGACGAAGGGCAAGTCGCTGGAGCGGATCGAGCAGGAGCTGCGGGCGAGGGTCGCGACCTGA